From a single Aggregatilinea lenta genomic region:
- the cyaB gene encoding class IV adenylate cyclase: MSKLVETEIKIYMPDLDAITARLAQIGAAEVKPRVYEHNIRYEDAANSLSPSGMVLRMRQDTRARLTFKAPPAEDADLPANVRTRFEAEVTVDNFETMDLILRRLGYHPNVVYEKYRTTYDYGEVEIVLDEMPFGNFIEVEGPAEGIESALAALGLADAPRILGSYMDLFARVKLALGLAAHDLTFANFDGIDVPPELFYGVD; encoded by the coding sequence ATGAGCAAGCTGGTCGAAACCGAGATCAAAATTTACATGCCGGACCTGGACGCGATCACTGCGCGGCTGGCGCAGATCGGCGCGGCAGAGGTCAAGCCGCGCGTGTACGAGCACAATATCCGCTACGAGGACGCGGCGAACAGCCTGTCGCCCAGTGGCATGGTGCTGCGCATGCGCCAGGACACGCGCGCCCGCCTGACCTTCAAAGCGCCCCCGGCGGAAGACGCGGATCTGCCCGCCAACGTCCGCACCCGCTTCGAAGCCGAGGTCACGGTAGACAATTTCGAGACGATGGACCTCATCCTGCGGCGGCTCGGCTACCATCCGAACGTGGTTTATGAGAAGTACCGGACCACGTACGACTATGGCGAGGTCGAGATCGTGTTGGACGAGATGCCGTTTGGTAATTTCATCGAGGTCGAAGGCCCGGCGGAGGGCATCGAGTCGGCGCTGGCGGCGCTCGGATTGGCGGACGCGCCGCGCATCCTGGGCAGCTACATGGACCTGTTTGCCCGCGTCAAGCTGGCGCTGGGCCTCGCGGCGCACGACTTGACGTTCGCCAACTTCGACGGCATCGACGTGCCCCCGGAGCTGTTTTATGGTGTTGACTGA